From Polaribacter butkevichii, a single genomic window includes:
- a CDS encoding ParA family protein, with protein MSKTILVTHQKGGVGKSTLTFNLAQNISKNAKVAVLDFDLQGSLSQLKELVTDFEIIPFKDEIDDIPKLDYDFIFIDTPPYLSNHLPKLIAIADLVIIPTKAGILDLLAIKGTLELIEDANKTADTLVVFNMIKANTTLTIDILIGLEEYNVKIANTHISDLVAFTRSVLVKGVKNDKNAQKQLDKLTREILRSLI; from the coding sequence ATGTCAAAAACAATACTCGTAACACATCAAAAAGGTGGCGTTGGTAAAAGTACACTTACTTTTAATCTAGCTCAAAATATTTCTAAAAATGCTAAAGTGGCTGTTTTAGATTTTGATTTACAAGGAAGTTTATCTCAATTAAAAGAATTAGTTACAGATTTTGAAATTATCCCTTTTAAGGATGAAATAGATGATATTCCAAAGCTAGATTATGATTTTATCTTTATCGACACACCTCCTTACCTATCTAATCACTTACCCAAATTGATTGCAATAGCAGATTTAGTAATTATACCTACTAAAGCAGGAATCTTAGATCTATTAGCTATAAAAGGAACTTTAGAACTTATAGAAGATGCAAATAAAACAGCAGATACATTGGTTGTGTTTAATATGATAAAAGCCAACACCACTTTAACCATAGATATCTTAATTGGTTTGGAAGAATACAATGTAAAAATAGCAAATACGCATATAAGTGACCTAGTTGCTTTTACCAGATCTGTTTTAGTTAAAGGAGTTAAAAATGATAAAAATGCTCAAAAACAATTAGATAAACTCACGCGAGAAATATTAAGAAGCCTTATATAA
- a CDS encoding DUF3375 domain-containing protein, with product MNESSKIIAILNDSPSVELIRLRNRDVIIEFLLQTFSNSQGAISDENIHNQLADFIEYKQVENDEDSEIITTDTYEEKSKKYISNWTNRGFLTNFFDDQGDIFYELSTHSSKTLDWLSSLKKEEFVGTESKFNNILNQLKELVEFTNEDTTKRIELLEAKKLEIEQQIQRIKIGEDVKVFEDFEIVPRFNQLNQSAKELLSDFKEVEDNFREITKEIYRKHADGTLSKSDILEFTFDALDGIKESQQGKSFYAFWSFILNPELQHNWENLTKELYHTLEKKSIPVNDLFLKRMKKNLHGSGQKVYKANDKMAEKLSRIIRESESSKSEVTKKTIQDIKKLLLEFNKKKYNISFELEVDIETNIPFERKLTFEKKEEIVYTDKPVVANEDIITSKQLGKLFSQSTIDKNVLRKRIKDILKTKTQATLSEIVKNQGGLEKGLPELFGYIGIVNEFKHTINLEKSQSIVFDAKNKKQIKIPEIIFTK from the coding sequence ATGAACGAAAGTTCTAAAATAATAGCAATTCTAAACGACTCACCTAGTGTGGAATTGATACGCCTAAGGAATAGAGATGTTATTATTGAATTCCTGTTACAAACATTTTCAAATAGTCAAGGTGCTATATCTGATGAGAATATTCATAATCAATTAGCAGACTTTATTGAATATAAACAAGTGGAAAATGATGAAGATAGCGAAATTATTACCACAGATACCTATGAAGAAAAGTCTAAAAAGTATATCTCAAATTGGACAAACAGAGGGTTTTTAACTAACTTTTTTGATGATCAAGGAGATATATTTTATGAATTATCCACACACTCCAGCAAGACATTAGACTGGTTATCAAGCTTAAAAAAAGAAGAATTCGTTGGCACAGAATCTAAATTTAATAATATTCTAAATCAATTAAAAGAGCTGGTTGAATTTACTAATGAAGACACCACAAAACGAATTGAACTCCTTGAAGCAAAGAAACTAGAGATCGAACAACAAATTCAACGTATAAAAATCGGAGAAGATGTTAAAGTCTTTGAAGATTTTGAAATTGTCCCTCGATTCAACCAACTAAATCAATCAGCAAAAGAGCTGTTATCTGATTTCAAGGAAGTTGAAGATAATTTCAGAGAAATTACAAAGGAAATCTATCGAAAACATGCTGATGGCACTTTAAGTAAAAGTGACATCCTTGAGTTTACTTTTGATGCTCTTGATGGCATTAAAGAAAGTCAACAAGGAAAAAGTTTTTATGCATTTTGGTCATTTATTTTAAATCCTGAATTACAACACAACTGGGAAAACCTTACCAAAGAGCTATATCATACATTAGAAAAAAAATCGATTCCTGTAAACGACCTTTTCCTGAAAAGGATGAAGAAAAACCTCCATGGTTCTGGGCAAAAAGTATACAAGGCAAATGATAAAATGGCCGAAAAACTAAGTCGTATAATTCGAGAAAGTGAAAGTTCTAAATCTGAAGTGACAAAAAAAACGATTCAGGATATCAAGAAACTCCTTCTAGAATTCAATAAAAAAAAGTATAACATCTCATTTGAATTGGAAGTTGATATTGAAACTAACATACCCTTCGAACGAAAGCTCACTTTTGAGAAAAAAGAAGAGATTGTGTATACAGATAAACCTGTTGTTGCTAACGAAGACATCATAACTTCAAAACAATTAGGCAAACTATTTTCTCAATCAACAATAGACAAGAATGTTCTAAGAAAAAGAATCAAAGATATTTTAAAAACTAAAACTCAAGCAACGCTATCGGAAATTGTTAAAAACCAAGGAGGACTTGAAAAAGGGTTGCCAGAATTGTTTGGATATATAGGAATAGTTAATGAATTTAAGCATACCATAAACCTTGAAAAAAGCCAGAGTATTGTATTTGACGCGAAAAATAAAAAACAAATTAAAATACCTGAAATCATATTTACAAAATGA